The DNA region GCAATAAACAGAACAGGGTTTGATGAACTTCTTTCTCTTGTGGTTGCAAATCTGCCTGAGACATTAAGGAAAATGAAACTTCTTATTCCTTACAGCCAGACAGGACTTACAGGAAAGATACGTGAAAACGGCAGAGTAATTAATGAAGAATACGCAGAAAACGGCGTGATCACAGAAGCGCTCGTGGATATAAGACTGCAGAAGCTCTGCGAACAGTACCTTACAGAATAAGAACCATGGTCTGTTAAGGAAACGGGGAAACCCTGCATTTTCCTCGCCGGCTTAAATCGTTCTGATCAGTGAATCACTGTCAGCGAAAGGATGTTAAATATGAATACAGTTCTGCTGGAACAGCTTATCCAGCTTTTTATGATAATGGGTGCAGGGTATGTTCTTTTCAAACTTAAATACATTGATGTTCCGTTCACTCAGAAACTCACAAGGCTTCTGCTTGATGTAACTCTACCGCTTATGATACTTGCTTCAGTCATGAAAGACGACGGCGAGAAGGATTACGGTAAAGTAGGTGCAGTTTTCATTTTTTCGTTTGCTCTGTACGTGTTCATGACAGTTCTGAGTATAGTTACAGTCAAACTGCTTCATTTTCCTTCTAAGCAGCAGGGAATATACATGTTTATGTGCATGTTCTCAAACACCGGATTTATGGGATATCCGGTCATCAATGCGCTATTCGGTTCAGAAGCTATGATATATGCAGCTGTCGTCAACGTATTTTTCAATATTTTTGTTTTCACTGTCGGCATCGTTATGATAAACTATGACGGCAGAAAACAGAAGGGAAGCAGTTCTGTAACTTCTCTTATTGATTTGAAGCACCTTCTCACGCCGGGTACACTGTGCTCGCTTGCCGCTGTGCTTCTCTATTTCCTGCCGGTTCATTATCCGACAGTACTTACAGGATTCTGCAGTACAATAGGCGGTCTTACTTCCGGACTTGCAATGCTCGTGATAGGCGCGACACTTGCAAAGATACCGGTAAAGAGCATATTTAACGACTGGCATGTGTATTTATTTACTGTGGTACGTCAGGTGGCATTTTCATTTATACTATGGCCGCTTCTGAAACTTACAGTTAGTGATGACCTGATAAGAGCGGTAATGTTCATTCTTATGATAATGCCTGTCGGAAATACAGCAGTTCTTCTTGCCGGAAGATACGAAAAAGACGAGGAACTTGCTGCAAAGACGGTTTTTGTAACTACTTTCGTTTCAATTATAACGATCCCGTTATGTCTTGATATTCTGAATGTAATCTGATAATATAGAGATACGGGGAAAGCATTTTTTTTTAAAACAGCATTTCCAAAGATTTTTGAGGAAAACAGGGGGATAAATATATGGATTCAAAAAAAAGCAAGATCAGTCAGATGACTATTTCTGATAAAGTCGCTCTGGTACACGGTGCTTCATTTTTCGGGACAGCAGAGTTCTGGAAACTAGGAATAAGAAGACTTCAGCTTCTTGACGGCGGGACCGGCATCAATTTCGAACAGCTTTTCGGGGATTTTTTTACCCGTGATGAAAATGATGAGAAGATAAAACCGCAGGGAAAAATTCTTTCAAATGTAATTAAAAACTATTATCACGAAGAAAGACTGAATGAAGAAGAAAAAAGGATCAGGGATATAATAAAGAAAAAACTTGATGACCTTACAGGTATGCCAGATATGTCACCGGGATGTTTTCCGCCGGGAATTCTTCTTGCTGCAACTTTTGATCCTGATACTGTAAGGGAAACGGGTGAAGCACTCGGTGCTGAAGCTGCTGCCTATGGTATCGATATTCTCCTTGGTACACCAAATATCAATATTCACCGTGATCCTCTCGGAGGAAGGGTTTTCGAAGGCTATTCCGAGGATCCGTATCTTATATCTGCTCTTGCTCCTGAACTAATAAAAGGCGTTCAGAAATATCCGGTTGCTGCAAATGTAAAGCATTTTGCGGTAAACAATCAGGAAACAAACAGGACCGGTGTAAATGTTTCCGTTTCAAAACGTGCTCTCGAGGAGATATATCTTCCGGGATTCCGTGCCTGCGTCAAGGACGGTGAGGTAAAAACTGTTATGAGCGCTTACAACAGAATAAACGGGGTACCGTGTTCCGAGAACAGAAAACTTCTTCACGACAAGCTCAGAGATGAATGGGGCTTTGACGGGGTAGTTATTTCAGACTGGAACGCTGTAAATGACCATATAGGCGCGGTTGAAGCTGGAAATGACCTTTCAATGCCGGGACCTCCTGACGAGAAGGTAACAGATACTTATTCACAGGCGGTAAAGGACGGCATTGCTTCGGTGGAAAAGCTCAATGAAGCTGTGCTGAATATGCTTGAACTCATTGATTATCTCGATGAAAAGAAGAAATTATATAAACCGGAATATAAAAACGCCGCTGAACTTAAAGAGCGCACTGACAGAGCTGCATACAGAGCAGCATCTGAAGGTATAGTGCTTTTAAAAAATACACGTAATATCTTTCCGTTTGATCCGGACGGTGATGATAAAATAATTATCACGGGAACAGGCTGTGAGGAACTTCTGACCTGCGGTGAAGGAAGTG from Ruminococcus sp. HUN007 includes:
- a CDS encoding AEC family transporter, with the protein product MNTVLLEQLIQLFMIMGAGYVLFKLKYIDVPFTQKLTRLLLDVTLPLMILASVMKDDGEKDYGKVGAVFIFSFALYVFMTVLSIVTVKLLHFPSKQQGIYMFMCMFSNTGFMGYPVINALFGSEAMIYAAVVNVFFNIFVFTVGIVMINYDGRKQKGSSSVTSLIDLKHLLTPGTLCSLAAVLLYFLPVHYPTVLTGFCSTIGGLTSGLAMLVIGATLAKIPVKSIFNDWHVYLFTVVRQVAFSFILWPLLKLTVSDDLIRAVMFILMIMPVGNTAVLLAGRYEKDEELAAKTVFVTTFVSIITIPLCLDILNVI
- a CDS encoding glycoside hydrolase family 3 N-terminal domain-containing protein; the protein is MDSKKSKISQMTISDKVALVHGASFFGTAEFWKLGIRRLQLLDGGTGINFEQLFGDFFTRDENDEKIKPQGKILSNVIKNYYHEERLNEEEKRIRDIIKKKLDDLTGMPDMSPGCFPPGILLAATFDPDTVRETGEALGAEAAAYGIDILLGTPNINIHRDPLGGRVFEGYSEDPYLISALAPELIKGVQKYPVAANVKHFAVNNQETNRTGVNVSVSKRALEEIYLPGFRACVKDGEVKTVMSAYNRINGVPCSENRKLLHDKLRDEWGFDGVVISDWNAVNDHIGAVEAGNDLSMPGPPDEKVTDTYSQAVKDGIASVEKLNEAVLNMLELIDYLDEKKKLYKPEYKNAAELKERTDRAAYRAASEGIVLLKNTRNIFPFDPDGDDKIIITGTGCEELLTCGEGSAAVITDRNTSFSEELIKILGESRVSVHPQITGRIKGNNETVIVVASLTGMEGNDRENMKLDKRDKAVLRELILEKQQLKSFRIALILNVCGPVSLSEYEPYVDGIFCMFLPGMQGGRAMADIITGRVNPSGKLPVTFPAHYRDTPTFINFPGDGGEVSYGEGIFIGYRYYAKKKIKPAYNFGFGLSYTTFKITDVCTSKERFRERLTVSGKITNTGKTAGAQVVQIYISDVYSTCRKPESELKAFKKIYLEPGQTERFDFALTEKDFTYYDPDYDRFICEEGYFDIIVATSSAAEDVAAIKRVYKQGTSPYSYGLNSRLKVFYENPALKELLFRFWELADYDTGILESAYKYTPEKKLYEIFPKIDDSDTEINQHLERFLEEVSKVEKR